TTGTAGGCTGATATATTTTCGTTCACCTCGGCGAAGTGTGTCCCTAACCCCACTTTTCTCCCAGCGCCAGATACGCCAGATTTCCCATCAATGATAATTGAGTTTCTAGAAAGCCATTTCTCCTTCATGATCGGCAACAGTCCGAGTAGCGTTGCCGTCGGATAACATCCAGGATTCGCAATGATATTCGCATGCTCAATCTGCTCTGGATTCAATTCCGTCAATCCATAAACCGCTTCTCTTAACAGTTCAGACGATGGTGATGCATGATTATACCATTCCTCGAAGACCGCTCCATCTCGCAACCGGAATCCTCCGGACAAATCAATACAAGGAACACCAAGCCCATGAAACGTTGGTATGTATGTCGCACTGACGTCTGCAGGCGTTGCAAAAAAGATGAGATCCACACCTTCAGCTACTTCAAGAGCGTCTAACTCTACGAAGCTTGGAAGTTCGACTTGATTTAAATGAGGAAATACGGATGATAGCTCTTGCCCTGCATAAGATGGAGATACCACTTTCTCGATTTCTACGTACGGATGCATAAGCAATAGTCGAATTAACTCCAACCCACCGTATCCACTTCCTCCCAAAATCCCTACCTTCATAGTTCAACTCCCCTCCCCGGTTATTGAATTATTATACATAATATATAATATTTATACAATTAGTTCCTGTATATTTATTTGATTTTTTAAACAATTTCACTTTAGGTTGCAGTTTCGAACATCCATCAAATAAAAAAACCTAGCCTTCTGTTAGGAAGGTTAGGTTAGAGGACTCAAATTCTTATGTTTATTCAATGCAAATGAGAAATATCGCAAGGAACCGATATAAACTCGGACAACCTGAACAGGCAGTTCCGGAAAGTGATTGTGAATGTATTGAAGGGCTCTTGATTTGATTGTAGGAGCCATCGTTTCAAGGATTTCATCTTCTAATTCCTTTCGGTTCAGATAGAGCCACACCTCATACCTGCCTAGATCCGAACGGACTTCGTGTTTCATTATTATGCTCATGCTTCTCCTCCTATGGTGTGGGGTTGTCCTAGTTATACCCGCTCACCTTACCGTTCATTCCTCGAATTATGTATTGCCTAAAGGGGAATGAAAGGGCGTTTAGGAAGACC
This portion of the Pontibacillus halophilus JSM 076056 = DSM 19796 genome encodes:
- the argC gene encoding N-acetyl-gamma-glutamyl-phosphate reductase translates to MKVGILGGSGYGGLELIRLLLMHPYVEIEKVVSPSYAGQELSSVFPHLNQVELPSFVELDALEVAEGVDLIFFATPADVSATYIPTFHGLGVPCIDLSGGFRLRDGAVFEEWYNHASPSSELLREAVYGLTELNPEQIEHANIIANPGCYPTATLLGLLPIMKEKWLSRNSIIIDGKSGVSGAGRKVGLGTHFAEVNENISAYKVNEHQHIPEIEQVLSELVKKETRVSFTTHLIPLTRGMMCTLYVGMKESHSTAEIIALYEAYYENHPFVRIFSEGTFPTPKGVAGTNYCDIGLSVDHRTKRITIVSCIDNLMKGAAGQAVQNMNVRFGFPEKTGLVLTPVFP